The following coding sequences are from one Dreissena polymorpha isolate Duluth1 chromosome 8, UMN_Dpol_1.0, whole genome shotgun sequence window:
- the LOC127841650 gene encoding uncharacterized protein LOC127841650, which translates to MAIFIYVCALILARAVHGVTYPRKCETKKENGYYHACVRQWQLTDEISRKYSAFLEKPHLFDEICDSRPGKSVDNVDACVNESVSPWCDAIVESWKAYKTQVQMICKFRQDFAHVHRQCRNDTRFQQAYDQCYNVYSINKNSVQPCSGVQSLLGCLDHNLNVYCSRDSQRFFKMIFRASLQHHIEFLCHKYTKDVPISEPVKTVSPIDESDLSKLYDDFYDRLDCVDNKKDKRCNTQMHEVNLSSQSRNSANGSRDHESFFRTVIVCAIFILIR; encoded by the exons GTGCTCTAATATTGGCGAGGGCGGTGCACGGGGTAACTTATCCGCGGAAATGCGAGACCAAAAAGGAGAATGGGTACTACCATGCGTGTGTTCGACAATGGCAACTCACCGACGAAATCTCACGAAAGTATTCTGCATTCCTTGAGAAGCCGCACCTCTTCGACGAAATTTGCGA TTCAAGACCCGGGAAGTCAGTGGATAACGTTGATGCGTGCGTAAATGAGAGCGTCTCACCATGGTGTGACGCCATAGTCGAAAGTTGGAAAGCTTACAAGACACAGGTCCAAATGATTTGCAAGTTTAGACAAG ACTTTGCCCACGTCCACAGGCAATGCAGAAATGACACACGGTTCCAGCAGGCGTACGATCAATGCTACAATGTTTACTCCATCAACAAGAACAGTGTGCAACCGTGCAG TGGTGTCCAGAGCCTTTTAGGCTGTCTGGACCACAACTTGAACGTCTACTGCTCGAGAGATTCGCAGCGATTCTTTAAAATGATCTTCAGGGCGTCTCTGCAGCACCACATTGAATTCCTGTGTCACAAGTACACAAAGGATGTACCAA TTTCAGAACCAGTAAAAACAGTATCTCCAATCGACGAATCGGATTTGTCGAAGTTATACGACGACTTCTATGACCGCCTtgattgtgtagacaataaaaaGGATAAGAGATGCAACACACAAATGCATGAGGTTAACTTAAGTTCGCAGTCAAGAAATTCGGCAAATGGATCGCGTGACCATGAAAGCTTTTTCCGCACAGTGATCGTCTGTGCAATATTCATTCTTATCCGTTGA